A single region of the Nicotiana sylvestris chromosome 6, ASM39365v2, whole genome shotgun sequence genome encodes:
- the LOC104248276 gene encoding signal recognition particle 14 kDa protein, with product MVRLQPDPFLNELTSMFERTTEHGSVWVTLKHSSDKSKAQRNKMKTAGENIEFKCLIRATDGKKNISTMVGAKDHQRFQASYAILLKARLTALKKRERKDKRKAADSDKKLEKSKKKSAAQKAST from the exons CTCAATGAACTGACAAGCATGTTTGAGCGAACTACTGAGCATGGTTCTGTTTGGGTTACTCTCAAACACT CTTCTGATAAATCTAAAGCCCAACGGAACAAGATGAAGACAGCTGGCGAAAATATTGAATTTAAGTGCCTGATCCGAGCAACTGATGGGAAAAAGAATATTTCCACAATG GTTGGAGCAAAAGATCACCAGCGTTTCCAAGCATCTTATGCGATTTTGCTGAAGGCCCGCTTGACTGCACTAAAAAAGAGGGAGAGAAAGGACAAGAGGAAAGCTGCTGATTCTGACAAAAAGTTGGAGAAGTCGAAGAAGAAATCAGCTGCTCAAAAGGCCTCTACATGA
- the LOC104248277 gene encoding endochitinase EP3-like: MINNFSSRKHFIFICTIAIIVPRLIVAQKCGCAEGLCCSKWGYCGTGNDYCGKGCQGGPCYGSLISNGSAFSVSEIVSEAFFNGIANQAASSCDGKGFYTRSAFLEALKSYPRFGTVGSSNDTRREIAAFFAHVTHETGHMCYISEINGPTRDYCDQQNVEYPCVPGKKYYGRGPIQLSWNFNYGPAGKDIGFDGLNDPDIVARDSIISFKTALWYWMSNCHSLITSGQGFGATIRATYGPFECDGGNPPAVARRIDYYTEYCHQLGVETGNNSSC, translated from the exons atgattaatAATTTTTCTTCAAGAAAGCACTTCATTTTTATTTGTACTATAGCAATAATTGTTCCAAGATTGATCGTGGCTCAGAAATGTGGTTGTGCAGAAGGCTTATGCTGCAGCAAATGGGGTTATTGTGGCACAGGAAATGATTACTGTGGAAAAGGCTGCCAAGGAGGGCCTTGTTATGGTTCACTAATTAGCAATGGATCAGCTTTTTCTGTTTCTGAAATTGTTTCTGAAGCATTCTTCAATGGAATTGCTAATCAAGCTGCTTCTAGCTGTGATGGCAAAGGTTTTTACACAAGATCTGCCTTTCTTGAAGCTCTCAAGTCTTATCCTCGTTTTGGAACTGTTGGTTCTTCTAATGATACTAGGCGTGAAATTGCCGCTTTCTTTGCTCATGTCACTCATGAGACTGGAC ACATGTGCTACATAAGTGAGATAAATGGACCAACCAGGGACTACTGTGATCAGCAAAACGTAGAGTACCCTTGTGTCCCCGGCAAGAAATACTATGGCCGAGGACCGATCCAATTGTCATGGAATTTCAACTATGGACCAGCGGGAAAAGACATCGGATTCGATGGCCTAAACGACCCTGATATCGTGGCTAGAGACAGCATTATATCATTCAAGACAGCCTTGTGGTACTGGATGAGCAACTGCCACTCTCTCATAACTTCCGGCCAAGGTTTTGGGGCGACGATTCGAGCTACTTATGGCCCGTTTGAGTGTGATGGTGGCAATCCTCCGGCTGTTGCTAGAAGGATTGACTATTACACTGAGTATTGTCACCAACTTGGTGTAGAGACTGGGAATAATTCCTCTTGTTAA